The following coding sequences are from one Paramormyrops kingsleyae isolate MSU_618 chromosome 21, PKINGS_0.4, whole genome shotgun sequence window:
- the LOC111836580 gene encoding phosphatidylinositol 4-phosphate 5-kinase type-1 gamma-like isoform X2, which produces MEADGEGAAGLAEAVEGNPSRVSAASDDTDTVVGVSYGMDAGDLDAAARKALVTEMPSSSGQMGSGPGKKIGHRGVDASGETTYKKTTSSALKGAIQLGIGYTVGNLSSKPERDVLMQDFYVVESIFFPSEGSNLTPAHHYPDFRFKTYAPVAFRYFRELFGIRPDDYLYSLCNEPLIELSNPGASGSIFYVTKDDEFIIKTVMHKEAEFLQKLLPGYYMNLNQNPRTLLPKFFGLYCVQSGGKNIRVVVMNNVLPSAIRMHLKYDLKGSTYKRRASKKEREKAKPTFKDLDFLQDLQDGLMLDTDTYSALVKTLQRDCLVLESFKIMDYSFLLGVHNIEQAERDRLAEGLQGSGGPGEPRPVAQKALYSTAMESIQGGAACGESIDTDDTMGGIPAVNGKGERLLLYIGIIDILQSYRLIKKLEHTWKALVHDGDTVSVHRPSFYADRFFRFMNTTVFRKNSSLKCSPSKKGRGVLAVPHHIGPGSVWSASQLAYDQDDDTFDLRGTRSFPTLEDDGRPDLLPCTPPSFEEATTASIATTLSSTTSLSIPERSPSDTSEHSRSRRHTQSLSHEGRVQEELRMHEEDQQTITVEVVKRHDSEPSILAPELTPEPTPEPTPETSKVPEEASAPSEPTLEPDAASQLSECASHGSLEDEEEVPITDIYFPPEDRSWVYSPLHYGTETQSPSDKESET; this is translated from the exons ACGCAGCCGCCAGGAAGGCCTTGGTGACAGAG ATGCCATCCTCGTCGGGACAGATGGGTTCCGGTCCCGGGAAGAAGATCGGACACCGGGGGGTGGACGCTTCAGGAGAAACCACGTATAAGAAG aCCACGTCTTCAGCTCTGAAGGGGGCCATTCAGCTGGGCATTGGCTACACGGTGGGCAACCTGAGCTCGAAGCCAGAGAGGGACGTGCTGATGCAGGACTTCTACGTGGTGGAGAGCATCTTCTTCCCAAG TGAGGGCAGCAATCTGACCCCAGCACATCACTACCCAGACTTCCGCTTCAAAACCTACGCGCCCGTCGCCTTCCGCTACTTCCGCGAGCTCTTTGGCATCCGGCCCGACGATTACCTG tactctctctgcaacgagcccctcatcgaGCTGTCCAACCCTGGGGCCAGTGGCTCCATCTTTTATGTCACCAAGGACGACGAGTTCATCATCAAGACAGTCATGCACAAGGAGGCTGAGTTTCTGCAGAAACTTTTGCCCGGGTACTACATG AATCTGAACCAGAACCCCAGGACCCTTCTGCCCAAATTCTTTGGACTGTACTGTGTGCAGTCGGGTGGGAAGAACATCCGCGTGGTGGTCATGAACAACGTGCTGCCCAGCGCCATCCGCATGCACCTCAAGTACGACCTGAAGGGTTCCACGTACAAGCGGCGGGCTTCCAAGAAGGAGCGGGAGAAGGCCAAGCCCACCTTCAAGGACCTGGACTTCCTGCAGGACCTGCAGGATGGGCTGATGCTGGACACTGATACTTATAGCGCCTTGGTCAAGACCCTGCAGAGGGACTGCCTG GTGCTGGAAAGCTTCAAAATCATGGACTACAGCTTCCTGTTGGGCGTGCACAATATAGAGCAGGCGGAGCGGGATCGGCTGGCCGAGGGCCTCCAGGGTTCTGGTGGGCCGGGGGAACCACGGCCTGTGGCCCAGAAGGCCCTCTACTCCACCGCCATGGAGTCCATCCAGGGAGGGGCCGCCTGCGGGGAGTCCATCGACACAGATGATAC GATGGGGGGCATTCCTGCGGTCAACGGCAAGGGAGAGAGGCTGCTCCTCTACATCGGCATCATCGACATCCTGCAGTCCTACAG GCTAATCAAAAAACTGGAGCACACTTGGAAGGCTCTCGTTCACGATGGA GACACTGTATCAGTCCACCGGCCCAGTTTCTATGCAGACAGGTTCTTCAGGTTCATGAATACCACTGTGTTCAGAAAGAACTCCT CCCTGAAGTGCTCTCCGTCTAAGAAGGGCCGCGGGGTGCTGGCGGTGCCCCACCACATAGGCCCGGGGTCCGTGTGGTCAGCCAGCCAGCTGGCCTATGACCAAGACGATGACACCTTTGACCTGCGGGGGACCCGGAGCTTCCCCACGTTGGAGGACGATG gccGGCCAGACCTGCTGCCCTGCACCCCTCCCTCCTTCGAGGAGGCAACCACAGCTTCTATTGCTACCACTCTGTCCTCCACCACCTCTCTGTCCATCCCCGAGCGCTCCCCATCTGACACGTCTGAGCACTCGCGCAGCAG GAGACACACACAGTCCTTAAGCCACGAAGGGAG ggtTCAGGAGGAGCTCCGCATGCATGAGGAGGACCAGCAGACGATCACCGTGGAGGTGGTGAAGAGGCACGACAGCGAACCCTCCATCCTGGCCCCGGAGCTGACACCAGAACCCACCCCAGAACCTACACCCGAGACCAG CAAAGTTCCGGAGGAGGCCTCAGCTCCCAGTGAGCCCACCCTGGAGCCCGACGCAGCCAGCCAGCTTTCTGAGTGCGCGAGTCACGGCTCCctggaggacgaggaggaggtGCCAATCACGGACATCTACTTT CCTCCTGAGGACAGGAGCTGGGTGTATTCTCCTCTGCACTATGGCACAGAGACTCAGTCGCCATCTGACAAGGAGAGCGAGACA TAG
- the LOC111836580 gene encoding phosphatidylinositol 4-phosphate 5-kinase type-1 gamma-like isoform X1, with translation MEADGEGAAGLAEAVEGNPSRVSAASDDTDTVVGVSYGMDAGDLDAAARKALVTEMPSSSGQMGSGPGKKIGHRGVDASGETTYKKTTSSALKGAIQLGIGYTVGNLSSKPERDVLMQDFYVVESIFFPSEGSNLTPAHHYPDFRFKTYAPVAFRYFRELFGIRPDDYLYSLCNEPLIELSNPGASGSIFYVTKDDEFIIKTVMHKEAEFLQKLLPGYYMNLNQNPRTLLPKFFGLYCVQSGGKNIRVVVMNNVLPSAIRMHLKYDLKGSTYKRRASKKEREKAKPTFKDLDFLQDLQDGLMLDTDTYSALVKTLQRDCLVLESFKIMDYSFLLGVHNIEQAERDRLAEGLQGSGGPGEPRPVAQKALYSTAMESIQGGAACGESIDTDDTMGGIPAVNGKGERLLLYIGIIDILQSYRLIKKLEHTWKALVHDGDTVSVHRPSFYADRFFRFMNTTVFRKNSSLKCSPSKKGRGVLAVPHHIGPGSVWSASQLAYDQDDDTFDLRGTRSFPTLEDDGRPDLLPCTPPSFEEATTASIATTLSSTTSLSIPERSPSDTSEHSRSRRHTQSLSHEGRVQEELRMHEEDQQTITVEVVKRHDSEPSILAPELTPEPTPEPTPETSKVPEEASAPSEPTLEPDAASQLSECASHGSLEDEEEVPITDIYFQPPEDRSWVYSPLHYGTETQSPSDKESET, from the exons ACGCAGCCGCCAGGAAGGCCTTGGTGACAGAG ATGCCATCCTCGTCGGGACAGATGGGTTCCGGTCCCGGGAAGAAGATCGGACACCGGGGGGTGGACGCTTCAGGAGAAACCACGTATAAGAAG aCCACGTCTTCAGCTCTGAAGGGGGCCATTCAGCTGGGCATTGGCTACACGGTGGGCAACCTGAGCTCGAAGCCAGAGAGGGACGTGCTGATGCAGGACTTCTACGTGGTGGAGAGCATCTTCTTCCCAAG TGAGGGCAGCAATCTGACCCCAGCACATCACTACCCAGACTTCCGCTTCAAAACCTACGCGCCCGTCGCCTTCCGCTACTTCCGCGAGCTCTTTGGCATCCGGCCCGACGATTACCTG tactctctctgcaacgagcccctcatcgaGCTGTCCAACCCTGGGGCCAGTGGCTCCATCTTTTATGTCACCAAGGACGACGAGTTCATCATCAAGACAGTCATGCACAAGGAGGCTGAGTTTCTGCAGAAACTTTTGCCCGGGTACTACATG AATCTGAACCAGAACCCCAGGACCCTTCTGCCCAAATTCTTTGGACTGTACTGTGTGCAGTCGGGTGGGAAGAACATCCGCGTGGTGGTCATGAACAACGTGCTGCCCAGCGCCATCCGCATGCACCTCAAGTACGACCTGAAGGGTTCCACGTACAAGCGGCGGGCTTCCAAGAAGGAGCGGGAGAAGGCCAAGCCCACCTTCAAGGACCTGGACTTCCTGCAGGACCTGCAGGATGGGCTGATGCTGGACACTGATACTTATAGCGCCTTGGTCAAGACCCTGCAGAGGGACTGCCTG GTGCTGGAAAGCTTCAAAATCATGGACTACAGCTTCCTGTTGGGCGTGCACAATATAGAGCAGGCGGAGCGGGATCGGCTGGCCGAGGGCCTCCAGGGTTCTGGTGGGCCGGGGGAACCACGGCCTGTGGCCCAGAAGGCCCTCTACTCCACCGCCATGGAGTCCATCCAGGGAGGGGCCGCCTGCGGGGAGTCCATCGACACAGATGATAC GATGGGGGGCATTCCTGCGGTCAACGGCAAGGGAGAGAGGCTGCTCCTCTACATCGGCATCATCGACATCCTGCAGTCCTACAG GCTAATCAAAAAACTGGAGCACACTTGGAAGGCTCTCGTTCACGATGGA GACACTGTATCAGTCCACCGGCCCAGTTTCTATGCAGACAGGTTCTTCAGGTTCATGAATACCACTGTGTTCAGAAAGAACTCCT CCCTGAAGTGCTCTCCGTCTAAGAAGGGCCGCGGGGTGCTGGCGGTGCCCCACCACATAGGCCCGGGGTCCGTGTGGTCAGCCAGCCAGCTGGCCTATGACCAAGACGATGACACCTTTGACCTGCGGGGGACCCGGAGCTTCCCCACGTTGGAGGACGATG gccGGCCAGACCTGCTGCCCTGCACCCCTCCCTCCTTCGAGGAGGCAACCACAGCTTCTATTGCTACCACTCTGTCCTCCACCACCTCTCTGTCCATCCCCGAGCGCTCCCCATCTGACACGTCTGAGCACTCGCGCAGCAG GAGACACACACAGTCCTTAAGCCACGAAGGGAG ggtTCAGGAGGAGCTCCGCATGCATGAGGAGGACCAGCAGACGATCACCGTGGAGGTGGTGAAGAGGCACGACAGCGAACCCTCCATCCTGGCCCCGGAGCTGACACCAGAACCCACCCCAGAACCTACACCCGAGACCAG CAAAGTTCCGGAGGAGGCCTCAGCTCCCAGTGAGCCCACCCTGGAGCCCGACGCAGCCAGCCAGCTTTCTGAGTGCGCGAGTCACGGCTCCctggaggacgaggaggaggtGCCAATCACGGACATCTACTTT CAGCCTCCTGAGGACAGGAGCTGGGTGTATTCTCCTCTGCACTATGGCACAGAGACTCAGTCGCCATCTGACAAGGAGAGCGAGACA TAG
- the LOC111836619 gene encoding LOW QUALITY PROTEIN: ornithine decarboxylase antizyme 1-like (The sequence of the model RefSeq protein was modified relative to this genomic sequence to represent the inferred CDS: deleted 1 base in 1 codon) translates to MVKSNLQTILNSHCFVREKERNISNMPIISLTSNITPEGESPWRCPRCCSNPCPGPRWCSDAPLPPLKIPGGRGDDQRDRNLSAELFHSDARLLVREDRAASTSRVRFLLFEPRRSEDRHCTWRAALKGDNLYVEIPAGSLPEGSKDSFALLLEFAEELLEVHHVFICLHKGRDDRAVLLRTFSFLGFEIVRPGHPLTPTRPDAFFMAYTFERDSSEE, encoded by the exons ATGGTTAAATCTAACCTACAAACGATATTAAATAGTCATTGTTTTGTAagggaaaaagaaagaaatatatCCAATATGCCGATTATTAGTCTGACCAGTAACATCACCCCCGAAGGCGAAAG CCCTTGGCGTTGCCCCCGTTGTTGCAGTAACCCCTGTCCGGGGCCTCGGTGGTGCTCC GATGCCCCTCTCCCACCCCTGAAGATCCCAGGTGGGCGAGGGGACGACCAGAGGGATCGCAATCTTTCAGCCGAACTTTTCCATTCG GACGCCCGGTTGCTGGTCCGCGAGGACCGGGCTGCTTCCACGTCCCGTGTGCGCTTCCTGCTGTTCGAGCCCCGCCGTTCAGAGGACAGGCACTGCACCTGGAGGGCGGCACTGAAAGGGGACAACCTGTACGTGGAGATTCCCGCGGGGTCGCTGCCGGAGGGCAGCAAGGACAG CTTCGCCCTGCTGTTGGAGTTTGCGGAGGAGCTGCTGGAGGTGCATCATGTGTTCATTTGTCTCCATAAGGGCCGTGATGACAGAG cgGTGTTGTTGCGAACATTTAGTTTCTTGGGCTTTGAGATTGTGAGACCGGGCCACCCCCTCACCCCAACCCGTCCCGATGCCTTTTTCATGGCTTACACCTTCGAGAGAGATTCCTCTGAAGAATAG